One genomic window of Cydia splendana chromosome 16, ilCydSple1.2, whole genome shotgun sequence includes the following:
- the LOC134797923 gene encoding protein C1orf43 homolog, with protein MTSQGRSDFTSLHIIFIISGGVLTVIILFIFAKRQITRFALSRRGPHVPIGTDAKKCLKKEIERRIEAVPRIMHEPRLISSEPSHYILEPQQPYHYRFKAVDDVKTLEEEIARQDPCLRRHPRESLRGFLLSSLAAPLDGRGQKLVHQFCDTYEFARHHPGEFGDDEYRAYSRLLLKLLDAARLLKSVGTGACRSSPRTSPVRRARLLEPRRAAPRQLTNQYTALENLPADTKIEDDLIRVPVQSLAPAPAPAPAPADETAV; from the exons ATGACTTCACAAGGAAGGAGCGATTTCACAAGCTtgcatataatatttataataagcgGTGGTGTGCTGACAGttatcattttgtttattttcgcAAAACGACAAATTACTAGGTTTGCGCTGTCTCGGAGAGGTCCTCACGTTCCTATAGGTACTGATGCTAagaag TGTTTAAAGAAAGAGATAGAGCGCCGAATAGAAGCCGTCCCCCGCATCATGCATGAGCCCCGGCTGATCAGTTCAGAACCCTCACACTACATCCTGGAGCCGCAACAGCCTTATCACTACCGGTTCAAGGCTGTAGATGATGTCAAGACATTAG AGGAGGAGATAGCCCGCCAAGACCCATGCCTCCGCCGGCACCCCCGCGAGTCCCTCCGCGGCTTCCTTCTCTCATCGCTAGCGGCCCCACTAGACGGCCGCGGCCAGAAGTTGGTACACCAGTTCTGCGACACATACGAATTCGCCCGGCATCACCCTGGGGAGTTTGGGGACGATGAGTACAGGGCGTATTCGAGGTTGCTGCTTAAATTGCTGGATGC TGCCCGCCTCCTAAAGAGCGTGGGAACCGGCGCGTGTCGCTCGTCGCCGCGCACCAGCCCGGTGCGGCGCGCGCGCCTGCTcgagccgcgccgcgccgcgccccgccaGCTCACCAACCAGTACACCGCCTTAGAG AACCTACCCGCCGATACAAAGATAGAGGACGACCTCATCCGGGTCCCCGTGCAGAGCCTcgcgcccgcgcccgctccCGCACCCGCGCCCGCCGATGAAACCGCCGTATGA